A genomic segment from Peribacillus sp. ACCC06369 encodes:
- a CDS encoding Ger(x)C family spore germination protein, protein MSRKIGLCLLTLVMILSGCMDATPIEEISASLILGLDLDEEDNLLVYMSSPIFSKEAKDKEEVYEVKSYTLRHSREKFDARVIGLTSGSKTQIFLVGKRLLKKKDWFDYLDPFFRDPKNTVTARVVAVDGSVADVIFDKPTDKPRLSLYLTSLIDAAAKRNIVKKTTLQDFHRQMKDKGRTAWITQIKKKKRIELTGSALLAQSGQYKLTITPEENQLLNILEGKQKGDYSITIPVSMESASKGKPYISFSIPDLKVKKKVKFNRHFVYDINVNLQISISEQLFPFDVKKDYAKLEKSIANELENEFNRLIQKIQKAQIDPLGLGLYARAYTYQEWKKVQDDWGKNLAKSKINIHVKTKIKGLGTTNYQ, encoded by the coding sequence ATGAGCCGAAAAATAGGATTGTGTCTTTTGACCCTTGTAATGATACTCTCTGGGTGTATGGATGCAACACCAATAGAGGAAATTAGCGCCTCACTTATTTTAGGCCTCGATTTAGATGAAGAGGATAATTTATTAGTGTATATGTCAAGCCCGATATTTAGTAAAGAGGCAAAAGATAAGGAAGAAGTGTATGAAGTTAAATCATACACCCTCCGACATTCAAGAGAAAAATTTGATGCGAGGGTAATAGGATTAACATCAGGAAGTAAAACGCAAATCTTTTTGGTGGGGAAACGACTGCTTAAAAAGAAGGATTGGTTTGACTATCTCGATCCTTTCTTCAGAGATCCTAAAAATACAGTAACCGCGCGTGTTGTCGCTGTAGATGGATCAGTTGCAGATGTTATTTTCGATAAACCAACAGATAAACCGCGACTATCTCTATATTTAACAAGTTTAATTGATGCTGCCGCCAAGAGAAATATTGTGAAAAAAACGACCCTCCAGGATTTTCACAGACAAATGAAGGACAAAGGGAGAACAGCCTGGATCACCCAAATCAAAAAGAAAAAAAGAATCGAGCTAACAGGCTCCGCACTTCTAGCTCAGTCCGGCCAGTATAAATTAACAATAACACCTGAAGAAAATCAATTATTAAATATTTTAGAAGGTAAACAAAAAGGTGATTATTCCATAACTATTCCGGTTTCTATGGAATCCGCCAGTAAAGGCAAACCATACATCAGCTTCTCCATTCCAGATTTGAAAGTAAAGAAGAAAGTAAAGTTCAATAGACACTTTGTATATGATATAAATGTAAATTTACAAATCTCGATATCCGAACAACTCTTTCCATTCGATGTCAAAAAAGATTATGCAAAGCTTGAAAAAAGCATTGCAAATGAGCTCGAGAATGAATTCAACCGATTAATTCAGAAAATACAAAAAGCTCAAATTGATCCTCTAGGGCTTGGTCTGTATGCAAGAGCCTACACCTATCAAGAGTGGAAAAAAGTACAAGATGACTGGGGGAAAAATCTAGCAAAATCCAAAATAAACATACATGTTAAAACAAAAATTAAGGGCTTAGGAACAACGAATTATCAATAG